Proteins co-encoded in one Rhodothermia bacterium genomic window:
- the cas3 gene encoding CRISPR-associated helicase Cas3', which produces MSTLAKSSGITLRQHTNHVIEEVLHILDCFPFIENKYKQLTTLDLRAMSLNCAEYHDKGKAHKTWQSACKADYEQYERWCKQTDISPTIDAYHQYEQYAHKNKIGSKLLSTRLRHEFASLEWLDAQKITLSWIERAAIAAHHGKLGYKFEERWLNDGKSLNKSEGPYKKFWNEFRNHQNTARTKDSFIEALNKRYQLSAVRSLLQLADTRASRKESGGWLPPFTPFQYNFPHCDQNGNPSYRGVQAVVQQYWDEPTLILRAPTGSGKTDASLLWAKHQIQKNRADRLVIAMPTRFTSNALSININESVSDTGLYHSSAWYSRFQKTAKEQKTDLNNAKEVHKLARLLNTPVTVSTIDHLLISLTGTREDHHAIFFNLMNACVVIDEADFYDPFVQANMVVLLNVLKYFHVPVLIMSATVPASAKKLYAIPVIAEDTSQIYHAKASIKVYDHMYSLDDLNELLKLAMEQPSIIYANTVERAVQYYDWFTERGFLFTKLYHSRFTEPDKARIEAELIEMLGKKAWVEGSAKGIAIMTQIGEMSINISAPFMISDLCPYDRLAQRAGRLNRFTDDPGHLHVVIPYKNSELYPAPYGSYDLSHKVWIAGKAFQATQATIKNKSYAPADFVDEVNKLYPMPEPMSGKIELNVNALNNHLENHWMIIPLAKLEEDAEETGHWKSRDIDPQCKVFVNIDDNDEIYDETKEKYRVRSWGDFRGLELECAISIPIYERDKGAKSDRIIARTILIDDVELPFWYAPYYDKNRGLYFDHEQKSNIY; this is translated from the coding sequence ATGAGCACACTTGCCAAATCATCCGGAATTACCCTACGCCAGCATACAAACCACGTTATTGAAGAAGTTTTGCATATTTTAGATTGTTTCCCATTTATAGAAAATAAATATAAACAATTAACGACACTTGACCTTCGAGCCATGTCCTTAAACTGTGCAGAATATCATGACAAAGGAAAAGCCCACAAGACTTGGCAATCTGCATGTAAAGCAGACTATGAACAATATGAACGATGGTGTAAACAAACTGATATATCGCCGACGATTGATGCCTATCATCAATATGAGCAATATGCCCATAAAAATAAAATAGGCAGTAAGCTACTTAGTACAAGGCTTCGTCATGAATTTGCCTCATTAGAATGGCTGGATGCGCAAAAGATAACCTTGTCATGGATTGAGCGTGCAGCAATTGCAGCCCATCATGGTAAGCTTGGATATAAATTTGAAGAACGGTGGCTTAATGATGGAAAGTCTTTAAACAAATCTGAAGGACCTTATAAAAAATTCTGGAATGAGTTTAGAAACCATCAAAATACTGCAAGAACTAAAGATTCATTTATTGAAGCATTAAATAAGCGTTACCAACTTAGCGCTGTTAGATCACTACTCCAATTAGCTGATACGCGAGCGAGCAGAAAAGAGTCAGGAGGATGGCTCCCTCCTTTCACCCCCTTTCAATACAACTTCCCTCATTGCGACCAAAATGGAAACCCGTCTTATCGTGGCGTGCAAGCTGTTGTTCAACAGTATTGGGATGAGCCTACCTTAATTCTTAGAGCACCCACAGGTAGTGGGAAAACGGATGCAAGTTTGTTATGGGCAAAACATCAAATACAAAAGAATCGGGCAGATCGTTTAGTTATTGCGATGCCAACTCGCTTTACTTCAAATGCTTTATCAATAAACATTAATGAAAGTGTAAGCGATACAGGATTGTACCATTCAAGTGCTTGGTATTCAAGGTTCCAAAAAACAGCGAAGGAGCAAAAGACTGATCTAAATAATGCCAAAGAAGTCCACAAATTAGCGCGTCTTTTAAATACCCCAGTAACCGTAAGTACAATAGATCATCTGCTCATCTCACTAACAGGAACGAGAGAAGATCACCACGCGATCTTCTTTAATCTTATGAATGCTTGTGTTGTGATTGATGAAGCAGACTTCTATGACCCTTTTGTACAAGCTAATATGGTAGTTTTGCTGAACGTACTTAAATATTTTCATGTTCCGGTTCTTATCATGAGCGCGACTGTTCCTGCATCCGCAAAAAAATTATACGCAATACCTGTAATTGCAGAAGATACTAGTCAGATTTATCACGCTAAAGCATCAATTAAGGTCTATGACCATATGTATTCTTTAGATGATCTGAATGAACTGTTAAAATTGGCAATGGAACAACCATCTATTATATATGCCAATACGGTTGAGAGGGCTGTTCAGTATTATGATTGGTTTACAGAGCGGGGATTTTTATTCACAAAACTTTACCATAGCCGGTTTACAGAACCAGATAAAGCAAGAATTGAAGCCGAACTCATTGAGATGCTTGGAAAAAAAGCTTGGGTAGAAGGTAGTGCAAAAGGTATTGCCATCATGACACAAATTGGGGAAATGAGTATCAATATTAGTGCACCATTCATGATAAGCGACCTATGTCCATATGACCGTTTAGCACAGAGAGCAGGGCGCCTTAACCGTTTTACAGATGATCCCGGACATCTCCATGTTGTCATCCCTTATAAAAACAGTGAACTTTACCCTGCCCCATATGGGTCATATGATTTGAGCCATAAAGTTTGGATCGCAGGAAAGGCATTTCAAGCTACTCAGGCAACCATCAAGAACAAGTCCTATGCCCCCGCAGATTTTGTGGACGAGGTCAATAAACTTTATCCTATGCCTGAACCGATGTCCGGAAAAATTGAACTCAATGTTAATGCCTTAAATAACCACCTTGAGAATCACTGGATGATTATACCCTTGGCTAAGTTAGAAGAAGATGCGGAAGAAACGGGGCATTGGAAGAGCAGAGACATTGATCCTCAGTGCAAGGTCTTTGTTAATATTGATGATAATGATGAAATTTATGATGAAACAAAAGAGAAATATCGAGTACGTTCATGGGGGGATTTTAGAGGTCTTGAATTAGAATGCGCAATTAGCATTCCTATTTATGAGCGGGATAAAGGTGCAAAGTCCGATAGAATTATAGCAAGAACCATCCTAATTGATGACGTTGAACTACCGTTTTGGTACGCACCTTATTATGATAAAAACCGTGGATTGTACTTCGATCATGAACAAAAATCAAACATATACTAA
- the cas4 gene encoding CRISPR-associated protein Cas4, which translates to MNKNQTYTNMQIGGMLLGYYNLCPRKAWLSASGIEMEQESEAVALGRLLHETSYERTDKEVLLEAVYQGVTLVGKLDGANLRDKVLYEVKKSKSAEESHIWQIKFYLWLLALSGKPEFTAEIRYPLLRKTQEVVLEEGDAEKLGEMVLRLAELLRAETPPDRILQRKFCAKCAYEEYCYA; encoded by the coding sequence ATGAACAAAAATCAAACATATACTAATATGCAAATTGGTGGTATGCTTTTGGGGTACTACAACCTCTGCCCGAGAAAAGCTTGGTTATCGGCCAGCGGTATCGAGATGGAGCAGGAGTCCGAGGCGGTGGCATTGGGTCGGTTGTTACATGAGACGTCTTATGAGCGGACGGATAAAGAGGTGCTTTTGGAGGCGGTTTATCAGGGGGTGACCTTGGTGGGGAAGTTGGATGGGGCAAATCTAAGAGACAAAGTTCTCTATGAAGTCAAGAAAAGCAAATCGGCGGAGGAGTCACATATTTGGCAGATCAAGTTTTATCTGTGGTTATTGGCTTTGTCCGGAAAACCCGAATTTACGGCGGAAATCCGTTATCCTTTGCTACGCAAGACCCAAGAAGTGGTTTTGGAGGAAGGCGATGCCGAGAAGTTGGGGGAGATGGTGTTGCGGCTTGCCGAGTTGCTACGTGCCGAAACCCCGCCAGACCGGATTCTGCAAAGGAAGTTCTGTGCCAAGTGTGCTTATGAAGAGTACTGTTATGCGTAA
- the cas1b gene encoding type I-B CRISPR-associated endonuclease Cas1, giving the protein MKRPYYIFSSGRLKRKDNTLYLYKMEGERQPDDSPEADGAPSGAVLSDKSVLPIEQVEALYCFGEIDLNSKLITFLGQHQTPVFFFDYYGNFTAALYPREALLSGRLHVAQARHYLKPAWRIKLARAFVEAAAYNILRVLKYYQTRVTDAQQTGLQAGIARIEMLRGQTTAFNEVQALMGIEGNIRDTYYSMWAHILGEDVAKKFPFERREKNPPSNEMNALISFGNALCYGTVLRQIYRTPLDPTISYLHEPGDRRFSLALDLSEVFKPLLVDRAIFKMLKTNVIQPKHFEPRLGGVYLKESGRQIFVQHWDERLRTVIQHRSLNRKVSYERLIRLDCYALMRHLIDPDKEPYTGFKMWW; this is encoded by the coding sequence ATGAAAAGACCTTATTATATATTCTCAAGTGGGCGGCTTAAACGAAAGGATAATACGCTTTATCTGTATAAAATGGAGGGAGAGCGACAACCAGATGATAGCCCAGAGGCCGACGGTGCGCCCTCGGGAGCTGTCTTATCTGATAAATCGGTTTTGCCAATAGAGCAAGTAGAAGCGTTGTATTGTTTCGGAGAAATAGACCTGAACTCTAAGCTCATTACCTTTTTGGGCCAGCATCAAACTCCGGTTTTTTTCTTTGATTATTATGGCAACTTCACCGCAGCATTGTACCCGCGAGAGGCGCTGCTCTCTGGAAGGCTACATGTGGCACAGGCGCGGCATTACCTAAAGCCTGCTTGGCGTATAAAACTGGCGCGTGCCTTTGTGGAAGCGGCGGCATATAACATCTTGCGTGTGCTTAAATATTACCAAACCCGTGTTACAGATGCACAGCAAACGGGCTTACAAGCAGGAATAGCACGGATTGAGATGTTGCGTGGACAGACGACCGCGTTTAACGAGGTGCAAGCACTGATGGGCATCGAAGGTAACATCCGAGACACTTATTATTCGATGTGGGCCCACATTTTGGGAGAGGATGTCGCCAAAAAATTCCCTTTCGAGCGCAGAGAGAAAAACCCGCCCTCGAACGAAATGAATGCGCTTATCAGTTTTGGCAATGCTTTGTGTTATGGAACGGTACTTCGGCAAATTTATAGAACACCATTAGACCCAACCATTAGTTATTTGCATGAGCCGGGAGACCGCCGTTTTTCATTGGCTTTGGATTTGAGCGAGGTGTTTAAGCCGTTATTGGTGGATCGTGCCATTTTTAAAATGCTCAAAACCAATGTCATTCAGCCCAAACATTTTGAGCCGAGGCTGGGAGGCGTATATCTAAAAGAAAGTGGCAGGCAAATTTTTGTGCAACATTGGGATGAGCGGCTAAGGACGGTCATTCAACACCGATCGCTTAACAGAAAGGTGAGCTACGAACGGCTGATCCGGTTAGATTGTTACGCCTTGATGAGGCACTTAATTGACCCAGACAAAGAGCCTTATACAGGTTTTAAAATGTGGTGGTAA
- the cas2 gene encoding CRISPR-associated endonuclease Cas2, which translates to MFVIAVYDVEAKRCAKMLKLFRQYLVWVQNSVFEGELTESQYKALQQRALKLMDPLTDSVVFYQLGHEKYVRRHALGIEKEEHSRFI; encoded by the coding sequence ATGTTTGTTATTGCTGTTTATGATGTAGAAGCAAAGCGCTGTGCCAAAATGCTGAAACTTTTCAGGCAGTATTTGGTTTGGGTGCAAAATTCCGTCTTTGAGGGCGAATTAACGGAGTCGCAGTACAAAGCTTTGCAACAACGCGCCCTTAAGCTTATGGATCCTTTGACGGATAGTGTGGTCTTTTATCAATTGGGCCACGAAAAATATGTTCGACGACATGCCTTAGGTATTGAAAAAGAAGAACATAGCCGCTTTATCTAA